A genomic stretch from Fodinibius salinus includes:
- a CDS encoding DUF3185 family protein, translating into MKKVISVALLVGGILLLYFGYQEYQSFGSEVNQLFGGSGSDKAIWMLVGGGAATIGGLVGLLRDKPT; encoded by the coding sequence ATGAAAAAAGTTATTTCTGTGGCACTTCTCGTTGGCGGTATTCTGTTGCTGTACTTTGGGTACCAGGAATATCAATCCTTCGGTTCCGAAGTAAATCAGCTGTTCGGCGGCTCGGGATCTGACAAGGCTATTTGGATGTTGGTGGGCGGTGGGGCTGCTACCATCGGCGGGCTGGTGGGATTGTTGCGGGATAAGCCGACATAG